The following coding sequences are from one Methanohalophilus halophilus window:
- a CDS encoding tetratricopeptide repeat protein gives MEKYEEALMCYEHINVRETDSSEKRTILWNCRGISHFLKGAYDEATRCFSHVLNLDPECEEAKNYLKKAISLLNQQKKQTSNY, from the coding sequence ATGGAAAAATATGAAGAGGCCCTTATGTGTTATGAACATATAAATGTCAGGGAAACTGATTCTTCTGAAAAGAGAACCATTTTGTGGAACTGTCGGGGGATATCACATTTCTTAAAAGGAGCATATGATGAAGCGACACGATGTTTTTCTCATGTATTAAATCTTGATCCGGAGTGTGAAGAAGCAAAAAATTACCTGAAAAAAGCAATATCCCTCCTTAATCAGCAAAAAAAACAAACATCCAATTACTAA
- a CDS encoding tetratricopeptide repeat protein, with product MEGMAAEKWFQLGFHAEYPEDKIRCYSRVLEVEKDSLIWDNEAIALVWTNKGIAHSDLTEYQEAIRCFDNALELNGNNPDIWYNRGIVYS from the coding sequence ATGGAAGGAATGGCGGCAGAAAAATGGTTTCAGCTTGGTTTTCATGCCGAATATCCTGAAGACAAGATTCGTTGCTACTCACGCGTTCTCGAAGTGGAAAAAGATTCTCTTATCTGGGATAACGAAGCGATTGCTCTTGTATGGACAAATAAAGGTATAGCTCACAGTGATCTGACAGAATACCAGGAAGCTATTCGTTGTTTTGATAATGCTCTTGAACTTAATGGGAATAATCCCGATATCTGGTACAATAGAGGCATAGTTTATTCCTAG
- the purQ gene encoding phosphoribosylformylglycinamidine synthase I, with protein MTVAIIQFGGSNCDNDVLHVLQDVLGIEAELVWYKEEKLDGYEAAVIPGGFSYGDYLRSGAIASRTPIMDAVRKLADDGKSVMGICNGFQILTESGLLDGALTTNSYPKFKCEWSYLRVENTNTPFTSKYDKGQIIRIPIAHKDGKYYHNDASLQQLEDNNQVVFRYVDENGNPTEAVNPNGSRNNIAGITNRTGNVLGMMPHPERASETIIGSDDGLLMFKSMVETGRK; from the coding sequence ATGACCGTTGCCATCATACAGTTCGGTGGAAGCAATTGTGATAATGATGTCCTGCATGTCTTGCAGGATGTACTTGGAATCGAAGCCGAACTTGTCTGGTATAAAGAGGAAAAACTCGATGGCTATGAGGCCGCTGTAATCCCGGGTGGTTTCTCATATGGTGACTATCTGCGATCAGGTGCTATTGCTTCAAGGACACCTATTATGGATGCCGTGAGAAAACTGGCTGATGATGGCAAGTCAGTGATGGGGATATGCAACGGTTTCCAGATACTCACTGAATCAGGTCTGCTTGATGGCGCCCTCACAACAAACAGTTATCCCAAGTTCAAATGTGAATGGTCGTATCTGAGGGTGGAAAATACGAATACGCCTTTTACTTCAAAGTATGACAAAGGTCAGATAATCCGCATCCCGATTGCCCATAAGGATGGCAAATACTACCATAATGACGCATCCCTGCAACAGCTGGAGGATAACAATCAGGTTGTATTCAGATATGTAGATGAAAACGGCAATCCCACCGAAGCTGTCAACCCAAACGGTTCACGTAATAACATTGCAGGCATCACAAATAGAACGGGCAATGTACTGGGTATGATGCCACATCCCGAAAGAGCATCGGAGACAATTATAGGTTCTGATGATGGTCTTTTGATGTTTAAGTCGATGGTTGAAACTGGCCGGAAATAA
- a CDS encoding CDP-alcohol phosphatidyltransferase family protein has translation MEILGNLKNSIRHSVLPFASRIPLSPDTITYLGLFVSFLAAFEFAKGDLLYGALFLILGGVLDVLDGAVARVSGTTSAFGGVLDSVCDRYADAIVFAGLIYGFINNTIQGSGFFIEGWIWCMFAMIGSYLVSYTRARAEAAGASKLDIGVAERSERIIILIIGALSGFLLQALALIAILTHITFIQRVMGAKQRL, from the coding sequence ATGGAAATACTGGGTAATTTAAAAAACTCTATACGTCATTCTGTATTGCCATTTGCATCCAGGATCCCCCTTTCTCCCGACACCATCACATACCTTGGGCTTTTTGTAAGTTTTCTGGCAGCTTTTGAATTCGCAAAAGGCGATCTTTTATACGGTGCCCTTTTTTTAATTCTTGGAGGGGTACTTGATGTTTTAGATGGGGCCGTTGCACGTGTAAGTGGTACAACATCGGCTTTTGGGGGGGTACTTGATTCGGTATGTGATCGTTATGCAGATGCTATTGTTTTTGCAGGCTTGATTTATGGTTTTATAAACAACACAATCCAAGGGAGCGGATTTTTTATAGAAGGGTGGATTTGGTGTATGTTTGCAATGATCGGTTCATATCTTGTCAGTTACACACGTGCACGTGCCGAAGCGGCAGGTGCATCCAAACTTGATATAGGGGTGGCAGAAAGATCAGAAAGAATTATAATTCTGATCATCGGCGCCCTTTCAGGTTTCCTCCTGCAGGCACTTGCACTTATTGCAATCCTGACCCATATTACTTTTATACAGCGGGTAATGGGGGCAAAACAGCGTCTATAG
- the purS gene encoding phosphoribosylformylglycinamidine synthase subunit PurS codes for MLYEAEVTINLKAGMLDPEGTTIKRALGHLGYNTESVKSTKRYVIELNAESEENARGLVDQMCQKLIANPIIHDYSIDLREIE; via the coding sequence ATGCTATATGAGGCAGAAGTCACCATCAATCTAAAGGCCGGTATGCTGGACCCTGAAGGAACTACCATTAAGCGTGCTCTGGGACACCTGGGCTATAATACAGAGAGTGTTAAAAGCACCAAAAGGTATGTCATTGAACTTAATGCAGAATCAGAAGAAAATGCCCGTGGACTTGTTGACCAAATGTGTCAGAAACTGATTGCAAACCCTATCATTCACGATTACTCGATTGACCTGAGGGAAATAGAATGA